A single Triticum dicoccoides isolate Atlit2015 ecotype Zavitan chromosome 2A, WEW_v2.0, whole genome shotgun sequence DNA region contains:
- the LOC119358871 gene encoding uncharacterized protein LOC119358871, producing the protein MGNCQAADAAAVVIQHPGDGKVERLHWPTTAADVMRRNPGHYVALVVLHHADAESGPAVAGERGGARITKIKLLKPRDTLLLGQVYRLITSQEVTKAVKTRKQERMRGCDEVIEQQRPRLHRRRQQQRPRGDDAATAANGEQSQPADHQERKRLEMDRHHRSITAARGRGRGGHWRPALQSITESSSSASGHIDCEDTRK; encoded by the exons ATGGGGAACTGCCAGGCGGCGGACGCGGCGGCCGTGGTGATCCAGCACCCGGGCGATGGCAAGGTGGAGCGCCTCCACTGGCCGACCACCGCGGCGGACGTCATGCGCAGGAACCCCGGCCACTACGTCGCCCTCGTCGTCCTGCACCACGCCGACGCCGAGTCCggccccgccgtcgccggagaaagAGGAGGTGCCAGGATAACCAAGATCAAGCTCCTCAAGCCAAGGGACACGCTCCTCCTCGGCCAGGTCTACCGCCTCATCACCTCCCAAG AGGTGACCAAGGCCGTGAAGACGAGGAAGCAGGAGAGGATGCGCGGCTGCGACGAGGTGATTGAGCAGCAGCGGCCACGGCTGCACCGGCGGCGGCAACAGCAGAGGCCCAGGGGCGACGACGCGGCCACGGCCGCCAACGGAGAACAGAGCCAGCCCGCCGACCACCAGGAACGGAAGCGGCTGGAGATGGACCGGCACCACCGGAGCATCACCGCCGCCCGCGGCAGAGGCAGAGGCGGGCACTGGCGCCCGGCGCTGCAGAGCATCACGGAGTCGTCGTCGAGCGCTAGCGGACACATCGACTGCGAGGATACACGTAAATGA